The DNA sequence GACACACTGCACTTGATTATGATTAACCTGACCTTTTATCAAAGAAGGTAAAGAGCCTATTACTCCTGATGCTTCTTTATCTTGAGATGAAATCCCTAAATTATCTGCTACTTCACTTATTAATAACTCTCTGTTTTCTTTATTATCTTCCAATTTAGCATAATCACTCAATAGATCCATAGCGGTAGACACCTTGATTGCAACAAAATCATTAACATCTTCTAGAGCAACTCCTGATCCCAATAACCTCCCTCTGAGATTTTTCCTTAAAAGATTGATAAATTCTTCATTTGCATCTGATCCTGTGGTTGATATCGTACCATCCAAATAGTTACTTACTTTGATTTGAGTACCTAAGTCATGCTCTATTTGTATTTTTGTCTCATGTTTAAATCCTAATTTTGCACAGAATGTCTCAAAATATTCTTTAATAATATCAAACAAGCTCTTGCCATTATCTTTATAGTTTTTCAACTCTTCAGGAATAGTAAGTGACAATTTACCTTCTTTATATGTTATAACATCTTTGCCATCTCGAGATTCAAGTGTGAATTCTAATGAGCTAGATAGGTCACATATTTTCTCTTCTGGATTATCAAACGTAGTTATAGGCATTGCCATATCAGACTTCACTTTTATGCAGTTGTGGTCAGTACAGTAAATGTTTAGCGCTTTTTTAGGACTGTGTGGAGTTAAGTTACAACTACTGAGTGCGGCATGAGATTCATTAAATATACCAGCTCCATACCCTGCTTGATTACAATTGGTGACTAACTCTTCTAAAATAGCATCACTTGGAACTTCTGCCTCAGCGTATCTAAACATTTTCTTGAAAATTTCCTTTGCTAATGCACGGTAATCTTTTTTGGAGAATAGATGATAAGAGCTTCTCCCTGCGTTATAAAATCTCTCAAATTCCTTTCTATATTCATCAATTTTTTTCTCATCAGCAACTGTAGGGCTATTACAATGATTTTCCCAAACTTCAGATAGTCTATCTTGATCAAGTTCCTTAAGTGCTGGTTCCATAAAAGCTTTACCTTCTTCAGAGAGATTATCAAAATTATCACGGTTAAAAATCTCATTTTTATAATCTTTAGCTCCTTCCTTAAATGCAATAATAAGATTTTTATCTATTTCTTTTCCGTTAATAATAAAATTCATCCTTTGAAAATCTAAGAACATTGTTTCACCAGAATTTGCTAATTCATTATCTTGATCTGCTCTTAATTTACTAAAATTGAACTCTTTAGCTGTGGCCTTTAATCTAACTACTGGACTCTTATTATTTTTTCCTTTTGCCTCTTTCATAAATAACACCTTACTGTAAATATGTTGTAAGTTGTATCATATAATGATGAATAATTTGGTAATATATTAAGAAAATCGACAGTATATTTCTTTATTTAAGAGGTGCAGGAAAGGCGCAGATTTCTCTTTCCATTTGTAACATGCTGCATTAATATTTACGTATTAATCTAGAAAATAGTGATGAATAATATTGTAATTGTTGGTCTGCAATGGGGTGACGAAGGCAAGGGTAAAATAGTAGATTATCTTTCTGAGAATGCAGATGTGGTTGTGAGATTTCAGGGAGGAAATAATGCAGGTCACACTATAGTAGTAGATGATGAGGTTTATAAATTAAATTTACTGCCCTCTGCTGTTCTGAGGTCAGGCAAAATATCTATCATAGGAAATGGCGTTGCTCTCGATTCACAAGCTCTAATCTCAGAAATAGAATCATTGAAAGTTAAAGGGGTAGACATAAATCATAATAATTTGATGATATCTGAAAGCTGCCCATTAATACTCAGTGTACATAAAGATAAGGAAAAGCTGTTTGAAGATTTAAACGGAAATTGCAAAATTGGCACAACAAACAAAGGGATAGGGCCATGTTATGAAGATAAAGTTGGCAGGAGAGCTATACGCCTTTGTGACTTAGAAAACGCAGACGAGCTCAATAAAAGAGTGGATACTCTTTTGAATTACCACAATGCTATCAGAAAAGGCTTTGAATATCAGGTAGTTGAAAAAGAAGAAATATTAAAGGAAATTCGACAGATTTCAGGAAAAATTCTTTCATATAAAAAACCTGTGTGGAAGGTGCTAAATGATTTTATGAAAGAAGGCAAGAAAATAATATTTGAAGGTGCTCAAGGCACATTTTTAGATATTGACCACGGAACTTACCCTTTTGTTACTTCAAGTAATACTGTAGCATCGCAAGCGATAACAGGCTCAGGATTATCCTCCAATGCTCACATTATTGGTGTAGCAAAAGCGTATACAACAAGAGTGGGTAATGGTCCATTTCCTACTGAACAAAATAACGAAATTGGAGATAGCTTATTTTCTATAGGCAAGGAACTTGGAACAGTAAGCAATAGAAGAAGGCGCTGCGGATGGTTTGATGCAGTTTTAGTGTGCCAGGCTGTTCAACTCTCTGGAGTTTCAAGCATTGTATTAACCAAATTAGATGTTCTTGATTCTTTTGATACAATTAAAATATGCACTAGTTACAAGTATAGTGGAAAAATGTATGATTATTTACCCGCATCACATTCAATACAAGAGGAATTAGAGCCGATATATGAAGAGTTTCCTGGCTGGAAAGAAAATACTCAAGGTAAAAGGTCGATTGAAGCATTACCTATCAATTTAATAAAATATATAGACAGGTTAGAAAAATTAATAGGTGTACCAATTCATCTAATTTCAACTAGCCCAAAAAGAGAGGATGTTATTAAGCTTAAAAATCTATGAAGATGTCTTGTTAACTTTTATCTAATAAAAAATGATACTTGTGTGACTTCAAACAATCTATTATGCAAAGTAGCAGTGTAAAAATACAGTGAGCAGTGTGATTTTTCTTAAATATATGTTGATTATTATAATATAAATATAGTTGAAGGAGATATATTATGATTGCAGGTTTGACTAAGGGAGATAAAGCAGTAGAGGCAGGAAAAATAGGTGATCAATTTGAAAAGCATTTTTGTATAGGACCAACTTCACTGAATAGGGAAGTTTATTACTCTACACTTATCTACCATACATTCAAAGAGTTATATTCACAATTAGATAATATCTCTCATGCTAATAAAACGAGATCAGAAAAAGAAATAATCAATTTTTATGTTCTACCTCAATTTGCACATTTTAAAGAAATTCTTGATGAAGGTATAAAAAAAGATCCTTTGTTTGCAAATTCTGCTATTGTGAAGTTTTGCTACTCAATTATAAAAGATAATAAATTGTTTAAAGAATTAGAAGAAGCGAGTATTCCTGCAAAAAACTCTAGTGTAAAGGCAAGGATAAGCCTTCAACTGAAAAATCTTAAAGAAAAAGTGTGGCTCTTAAGAAAACTAAAGGAAAAAAAGAATTTCACTTACGTGCAGAGGGCTTTTGGGGATGAGTGGAGTTTTTATGACTTAATAAACGATAGAGATTTCAAACAAACGTACATAGATAAAGCAGTAACAGAGTCTGCTAATAAGAGCTTTGAGGAAGATATAAATAAATGCATAGAATTGGCAGAGCAGGGAAAAAAAGCTGCAAGTAAATATTTTGAGAGGAAAGACGTAGAGCTTCAAGCTTATTACACAGAAACTGGTAACGATCATAGAGTTTTGAATATTAACCTTATTAATTACGATAAGAGTGAGCCAACAAAGATTAGTGAAGTTTTACAGCAAGAGAAAGATATTAAAGAACTGAATATCTATTGCAATAAAAAACATGAAATACACGCTCATCAAAAAGATAAGGAAAGATATTATGAGTTTAAAGAAGGCGCATGTTATGAAATGACAAGCACTTGGTCTGTAAAGGATGGATTCGGAATGTGTACCATGATTATGAATGTGAGTAGTGATGGCATAACTGAAGTACTAAAATTTAATGGTGAAGATTTTGTGTCATCAAAGGAGATCCTAGAATTAATAAAGCAAAACGATGAATTATATATTCAAGGTCTCTCCTTATATGATGCTGTAATGCAATCACTAGAAAAGGATAAGGATACTGATGTTGTACCTATTAATTTTCACAATGAATCTATAGTGGCCTATCAAGGTAAGGAACCAGAGGGGAAATTAGATCATAAAGTTGATGCTGATAATAGCCTTCCTTCTATTAATAGCAATGCATCAATTCAATCAGAAGTCAATTTACAGCACACTAAAACTCAACTAGAAATTGCTTCACAACAAATCGGAACTCAAGCAGAAACTAACTCACAACGAATGAATGAATTGATTCCAGATAATCAAATGCTATCTAAAGAAAATGTTGAATTAAAGCAAGAAATAGAAGCAGAAACTAATCAAACAATTGTAAGGTTAGAGAGGCAGGGTAGCAATTTGAAAGATGAACTTGAAGAAGAGAGACTAAAGTTCGACATTGAAGAGTCAGAAAACGAGTACGAGGAATTTCCAGAAGATATACTTGAACTCACTAAAGATGAAGATAATGAGTGCAATGATGATCACATTATAGAAATGCTTGATAGACTAAAAGAAAAAATTCGTGCTGATGGACAAAGGAGCCTCAACGATCAATTTTATATTCTAAAAGGGGGCGTTTCTAGTGAGCCTGATAATGAGTCTTATGTTCCACTGAAAGAAAAGACAACATTACGCAGATCTTTAAGCTTTGATGGCGGATATGGTAGCGATGAGGAAAATTGTGATAATGATTTATCTTCTAACATAAGTTCTATAAGTTCTATTGAGAAGGTGGCAGAGAGTAGAAACGTAGGTAGCTCGCTTTCCTCTTGCATTATGTGGAGATGATTGGGGTTAAGTTGCAAGAGCAATGCTCAAGTAGAATATAAAAATCTCTTGTATTGATAATAGTTTAAAATCTATAGTAGACTGAAAAAGATTATTAAATTATAATACGACAATGATAAAAGACGATAAATCAAAAACAATTTTTGAAGTAGAAGGGGCAGTAACTGCTTTACTACCTGCAGCAGAATTTAGAGTGAAGTTGGACAATGAACGTGAGGTTATCTGTCATGTATCAGGGAGAGTAAGAAGAAGTAAAATACGCATAATTATAGGCGATAGAGTATTAGTTGAGATGAGTGTTTATGATAGAAATGCGAGAAAGGGTAGGATAATTAGAAGGCTTAAAGGTACAAGTGACAGAACGATCTCTAAATAATCTTATTCTCGCTTCATCATCGGAAAGGCGTATAGCTTTACTAAAGCAAGTAAATATTAAACCAGGTTTAATTCTGCCAGCAAACATAGATGAAACTCCTTTGAAGAAGGAACTTCCAAAGGATTATTCAATCCGTATGGCAAAAAGTAAAGCTGAGGGAATACAAAGCTCAAATCCAAGTTATTTTGTGCTTGGTGTTGATACAGTTGTTGCTTGTGGTAGAAGGATATTGTTCAAAGCTGAAAACGTTGAGCAAGCAGAAAAATGCATCCGCTTGTTATCAGGAAGAAGGCATAGAGTATACACCAGCGTATGTCTATTAACTCCCGATCAATCCAAACAACATATTAGAACTGTGGTTACAATAGTGAAATTTAAACGTCTCAGTGAGCAAGAAATTAAGTACTATTTAGCATCAGAAGAGTGGAAAAATAGGGCAGGAGGATGCAATATACAAGGCCTAGCTGGGATGTTCGTATTGTTCTTACGCGGCTCCTATTCTTCCGTTATCGGATTGCCGTTACACGAAGCCTATTGTTTACTAAGTAATTATTTTAGTCTTAATAACAATTAGTTGGTTTCGTCCCTAATTAGCGGTGGTGCGAGTTTTTGTCAGCATTTTCTCGTTCTGCTAATGTTTTTTCTAACCATTGATGTATAGGTTTATCATGTTTTATTTGTCCCAGGAATGGATTTTTTGAATTTGTAACAAGAGTGCTTGCGATTTGTCGTGCTGGTCTTTTTAATCCTTTACCTGGCTTTCCTAATGCCTCTCTTAACTCGTTCATTACTTGGCCAGCTGGATCAATAGGTTGACCAACTGGCTCATTACGAACCTTGTTAGAACTTACTTCAATTTTTTCCTCAGCTTCAAGCTCTCTATTTAACGTTTCCTTAAATTCATCGTTTCTACTTTTAAAAGCTGCCACTGTTTTTACATCTGCTAAATCGTCTTTTTGCAATTCAGACTGAATTTTCTCTGGTGTATTAAAACTAGTTTCTTTAACATCTTCGTTAATTCCTTCTTCAGACTCTTGTCCACTCCTGCGAGAGCTTTTCTGTGATCGAGTGTCACTACCTTGTTCAACATCTATCAAACTCTCCTTACTTCCATCAATGTTCACCGAAGATAGAGGTTTGCCACCATCGTTCTCTCTTTTTTCTACAATATTACCTTGACCATATTTTTTGGATAGTTTTCCCTCTAGTGCATCCAGGTTTTGATTATCTTCTTTACCTTCAATTTTATCCTTTAGCCACTTACGTATAGTGTCATATTGTTTACCTTCTCCTATCTTTTCTAAAACGTTTTCTGAGAATGAATCTTTAGAAATATTTTCTTTAGTAACCTGTTGTTCTGGTTCTGTTAATCCTCCATTTGGTTTTTCCAATACTTCTTTTAGCTCACCCATCACTTGATCAGCTGGGTTAGTAGGTTGAGCACTTTTTAACTTTTCATCAATTGACTCATTTGATGTTTTATGAGTTTCACTATCGTGATTCTCACTATTTTGTCCATGCTTTTGCGATGATTTGTCTTCCTTTTGGTGATTTAACTTCTCTTCCTCAAGCTTC is a window from the Wolbachia endosymbiont of Armadillidium arcangelii genome containing:
- a CDS encoding Maf family nucleotide pyrophosphatase, with protein sequence MTERSLNNLILASSSERRIALLKQVNIKPGLILPANIDETPLKKELPKDYSIRMAKSKAEGIQSSNPSYFVLGVDTVVACGRRILFKAENVEQAEKCIRLLSGRRHRVYTSVCLLTPDQSKQHIRTVVTIVKFKRLSEQEIKYYLASEEWKNRAGGCNIQGLAGMFVLFLRGSYSSVIGLPLHEAYCLLSNYFSLNNN
- a CDS encoding adenylosuccinate synthase translates to MNNIVIVGLQWGDEGKGKIVDYLSENADVVVRFQGGNNAGHTIVVDDEVYKLNLLPSAVLRSGKISIIGNGVALDSQALISEIESLKVKGVDINHNNLMISESCPLILSVHKDKEKLFEDLNGNCKIGTTNKGIGPCYEDKVGRRAIRLCDLENADELNKRVDTLLNYHNAIRKGFEYQVVEKEEILKEIRQISGKILSYKKPVWKVLNDFMKEGKKIIFEGAQGTFLDIDHGTYPFVTSSNTVASQAITGSGLSSNAHIIGVAKAYTTRVGNGPFPTEQNNEIGDSLFSIGKELGTVSNRRRRCGWFDAVLVCQAVQLSGVSSIVLTKLDVLDSFDTIKICTSYKYSGKMYDYLPASHSIQEELEPIYEEFPGWKENTQGKRSIEALPINLIKYIDRLEKLIGVPIHLISTSPKREDVIKLKNL
- the infA gene encoding translation initiation factor IF-1, which gives rise to MIKDDKSKTIFEVEGAVTALLPAAEFRVKLDNEREVICHVSGRVRRSKIRIIIGDRVLVEMSVYDRNARKGRIIRRLKGTSDRTISK